A stretch of the Patescibacteria group bacterium genome encodes the following:
- a CDS encoding NlpC/P60 family protein, whose translation FFQDQKARYGELFWFEIQEQENGRAKLILMLEKLAERVREILNATALNAAAAESNAALEDKNIEVVSFEADDSIGDFYLVEAEQIDVKTRPSQQEYQSIADQKISSIFTDQKNDVFQGQLVKIFQPQNYNSYCLVAYHSFGLRVPRGPIGWLNNLDGLEKIDKKEFQKPANLKTIDQVCKEFEGIKYQLGGGSVKNGFDCSGLIQKIFYQTQGIWLPRKARWQAMVCEKINQEDLRQGDMVFFNKVDDPEKHIDHVGLVYQAQPGRLPIIFHAKRILGKAMFQDLNSADWLYSEINPNGQWEINSFGRVPKRVNDE comes from the coding sequence TTTTTCCAAGACCAAAAAGCCCGCTATGGCGAGCTTTTTTGGTTTGAAATCCAAGAGCAGGAAAACGGCAGAGCAAAGCTGATTTTAATGCTGGAAAAATTAGCTGAAAGGGTAAGGGAGATTTTGAACGCGACCGCGTTAAACGCGGCTGCGGCCGAGTCAAACGCGGCCCTGGAAGATAAAAATATAGAAGTTGTTTCTTTTGAAGCCGATGATTCAATCGGAGATTTTTATTTAGTTGAAGCTGAACAGATTGATGTTAAAACCCGGCCTTCGCAGCAAGAATACCAGAGCATTGCCGACCAAAAAATAAGCTCAATCTTTACTGACCAGAAAAATGATGTTTTTCAAGGTCAGCTGGTAAAAATTTTTCAGCCGCAAAATTATAATTCATATTGTTTGGTTGCTTATCATTCTTTTGGTTTGCGCGTCCCAAGGGGCCCGATTGGCTGGTTGAATAACCTTGATGGTTTGGAAAAAATTGATAAAAAAGAATTTCAAAAACCAGCTAATTTAAAAACTATTGATCAAGTCTGTAAAGAGTTTGAAGGAATAAAGTATCAACTCGGCGGCGGTTCGGTTAAAAATGGGTTTGATTGTTCCGGCTTAATCCAAAAAATTTTTTACCAAACCCAAGGCATTTGGCTGCCGCGCAAGGCCAGATGGCAGGCAATGGTTTGTGAGAAAATCAACCAAGAAGATTTAAGACAAGGCGACATGGTCTTTTTTAACAAAGTTGATGACCCAGAAAAACATATTGACCACGTTGGTTTGGTTTATCAAGCCCAACCAGGCAGATTGCCGATTATATTTCATGCTAAACGGATACTTGGCAAAGCAATGTTCCAAGATTTAAATTCAGCTGATTGGCTTTATTCAGAGATAAACCCTAATGGCCAATGGGAGATCAATAGCTTTGGCCGGGTGCCTAAAAGAGTGAATGATGAATGA